gaatgatctttttcagatcttgtaatctttttcagattctgCGATCTTTCACAAATCgaatgatctttttcagatcttgtaatctttttcagattctgcgatctttttcaaatcgaatgatctttttcagatcttgTAATCTTTTGCAGATTCTAGAAATAAACACAAGGAACAAGCGTTCAATAAGATAAATCGCAGAAAAAGAACATGGTGGTATTATATATGCAAacgatctttttcagatacaACATTCATGACCTTTCATTAGTTTTGAAATAGACCTTTCTCAGGTACAAAAGCGATCTCTATCTACATGCTGACGGCCTTTTACAGGTTCATAACTACGCATAAAACTTTTTGATGTTTTGAACGTTCCACGGCCTGGGTAAATCTCGACCCTCCATATCCTGCAGGCGGTATGTACCTCTTTGTTTGATTACTGTAACTTTGTAGGGTCCTTCCCAGCCCGGGTCGAGCTTCCCTACGTGCTTTGATACCTCAACCTTCTTCAAAATGAGGTCTCCAACTTGGAATTGTCTGggcttcaattttttgttataactTTTCATCATCAAACCCTTATGATGAAGCATTTTCGCATATGCGACCTCTCTTTTTTCTCCGATCAACTCCAAGTCCAGCAAGCGTTCCTCGCGATTAGTTGCAGGGTCATACATAGTCACTCGATGTGATTCCTCGCCTATCTCTGCAGGAATAAGAGCTTCAGTACCAAATACAAGGTAAAAAGGAGTTTCACCTGTTGATAATCTAGGTGTAGTTCGGTACGCCCACAAAACTCTAGGTAATTCATCCAACCATGAGCCCTTAGAACTTAATCTTGTTTTCAAATGCTGAAGGATGGTCCTGTTAACAACCTCGACCTGTCCATTCGACTGTGGGTGCCCCACTGCAGTGAAGTTTTGCTGAAATTTTAGCTCTTTACACCaatttgtgattttctttCCTTAGAATTGAGTGCCATTGTCTGAGATCAAGACTCTAGGGACTCCGAACCGGcttatgatatttttccatATGAAATCGATCATATTGCTCTCCGTCACCTTAGCTACAGCTTCTGCTTCTACCCATTTAGAAAAGTACTCCACGGCCActacaatgaattttttctgaGATCGCGCGGTGGGGAAAGGTCCTAAGATGTCTATCCCCCATTGATCGAAGGGACAAGCGATCTTAATAGGTTTCAGTTGGGTCGCTAGTGCATGGATTTGTGCTGCAAACTTTTGACAAGTTTCGCATCTCTTGACCAATTCTTTCGTATCTTTCACCAGGGTTGGccaaaaatacccttgtcTGATAACTTTTTGTGCGAATGACCTTCCCCCAGAATGATTTCCACAACTTCCTTCATGAATTTCCCTCATCACGTATTTAGCTTTCTCTGGATCAAGGCATTTCAACAATGGTCCTTCTATGGTCCTCTTGTATAACTGCTCGTCAACTAATGTGAAACGAGCTGCTCTCGCTTTCAATCTCCGTGCAGCAATGGAATCAGTCGGTAAAATACCCTCCTTCAAGTATCGAACAATTTCATCCTTCCATGACGGCATCTCGCTCGTCGTATTAACATCAACACCTCCGGCGATCGCGGACGTTTCCTTGATCATCACTGTAATCTTGCGATCTCTAATTCCTGATAGAGTAGCCCCAAACTTCGACAGCGAATCGGCTCTGTCATTTTCATGTCGTGGGATCTGATGCACCTGGCATTTGTTAAATTTGGACATTATGGATTTTGCTTTGGTGTGGTACAGTATCATGCGCTCTTCTTGGTCTCATAAGTCCCCTCTATTTGTAAAGCAACAAGTAGTGAATCTGTGAAGACTTCTAGATCTTTTGCACCCGCTTCCAACGACAACTCCAGACCCATGATAAGAGCTTCATACTCAGCTTCATTATTGGTGACTGAAAAAGATAGTCGTGCTGCCACCTCGATCTCTATATTTTCAGGACCTTGTATCAATATCCCGATTCCTCCATTTCCCGCATTAGAGGATCCGTCCACATGCAACATCCATTTATCCTGCCTAGGCTCACTCTTAGGCTCGCCAACGAACTCGACCATAAAGTCTGCCAAAACTTGTCCTTTCAATACCGTACGAGCTtgatattcaatatcaaattcGCCCAGTTCTACTGCCCACTTCACAAGCCTACCCGAGGCTTCTGGTCGCGCCAATATATTACGGAGCGGATGATTGGTTAGGACGACCATGCGATGACCCTGGAAGTAAGGTCGCAATTTGCGGGCCGTTACAATAAGCGCAAGTGCTAGCTTCTCAATCTGCGCATACCTTTTCTCCGCTCCTTGCAACATCTTGCTTACATAATATATCGAATTCTGCACCCCACCTTCTTCTCTAACCAAGGCCGAACCGACTACATTCTCCAACACGgctagatatatatatataacacctCATTTCTTTTCGGTTTTGTTAGTAGCGGTGGTGAGCGCAGGTATGTTTTTAAGTTTTGAAATGTTTGCTCACACTTATCCGTCCACTCAAAATTCTTGGTTTTCCTCAACACCTTAAAGAAAGGTAGATTTCTATCTGAggatttagaaataaaatgactGAGGAAAGCGAGCTTACCAGTAAGTTTTTGGACCTCTTTGATGGTGGTTGGCGACTTCAGCTTCAATATTGCGTCTATCTTTTCGGGGTTCATTTCGATTCCACGTTCACTGACTAGATAACCCAGAAATTTTCCCCCTACAACTCCGAAGGTGCATTTCATCGGATTTAACTTCATTCTGAATTTCCTGAGTGTTGCAAAGGTTTGTTCAAGATAAACTATATGATCCTGCGACCTCGAGCTCTTGACCAGCATATCGTCAACATAGACTTCCATAGTTTTCCCAATATGATCTTCAAACATTCTGTTCACTAGGCGCTGGTTGTGGCCCCTGCATTCTTTAGCCCAAAGGGCATCACCTTATAGCAATATATTCCCCTTTCCGTCACGAATGAAGTTTTGCTTTGATCCTCTTCTGCCATGAAAATTTGATGGTAACCTTGGTAGGCATCCATCATGGAGAATAGCTCATATCCAGTGGTTGAGTCTACCAATGCATCAATTCGAGGAAGTGGATACGGATCATTTGGGCATGCTTTGTTCAAATCTGTGAAGTCGATACAAACTCTCCACTTTCCTCCTGGTTTAGGCACTACCACAACGTTGGATAACCAATCTGTGTATTGGACTTCAGTAATGCATCCAGCGCTCAATAGTCTTTCCACTTCTTCTCTGATCACCTAATTTTTCTCCATGctgaaatttctctttttttgttgcACAAGTCGCATGGTAGGGTCTACATTCAACCTGTGAACAATCACTTCTGGTGCCACACCTACGAAATCAGACGAGCTCCACACGAAGACATCAGCATTTCTCCTTAGTAACGATATCATCAAGGTTTCCAATGGCTCACCCAAATGCGACCCTATCCTGGTAGTCTTGGAGGGATCTCCCTGGATCACCTCTACAATTTTGTGAGTTTCAGTCGGTCGAATTCTTTCGGCTTTCTCCTCAGGTACCTGGTCTCCTCCTTCAGTAATgtctaattttctctttttatccGTGCTTTTACCCTTTTTCAGAGATAAATTGTAGCATTTACGCGCTTCCTCTTGGTCGCAAATCACCTCACCTATTCCCGCTCTGGTTGGAAATTTTACTTTCAAATGGTATGTAGACAATATTGCTCGAAAAGCATTCAACCCAGGTCTTCCAAGGATTACATTATATGCAAACAGCGTGTCTACGACTAAAAATTTGATCATCAATGTTTTCCTCCGAGGTTCTTCTCCCACAGACACGGGCAGATCAAGGGTTCCGAGTGGTATGATCTCAGTACCACCAAACCCAACCAGAGGGGTTCTTATAGGTTCTAATTCGGCATTTTCTAACCCCATCTTGACGAGGACATCCTGGAGGATGATATCTGTTGAACTTCCATTATAATTCAGAACTTTTCGGACCGTAAAGTTGCTATGTCGAGTCTGATCACCATGGGATCGTTTTGCGACCCTGCTCTTCCTGTCGCATCCTTGCTTCCAAATGTGATTTCTTCTTCTGGCTCAATATTTGCCATCAGTTGACCACGTTGAACATTTCTATTCTGTCGCTTTCTAGATCTCCCCGAATCGCCCCCTTCAGGCCTTCCTGCAATAGTATATATGATGCCTTTCACAGGCGCATTTCCTCCCAGATTAGCTTCTTTCATCATCCCTTTTCCTTTATCCTGCCTTCTGTCGGGACTCCTAGACCTGCTTCTACGAACAACAGTTTCCTCAGCGCGACATTTTAACACCAGCTCTTTAAAATATCCTTGTCTTATCAGCCTCTCAATCTCATCTTTTAGTTGATAACACTCTTCCGTGTCATGCCCACGCTCGCGGTGAAATTTACAATACTTACCCGAAAATTTCTTAGCTGGTGTGAATCTCGTATGGCGGGGCCATTTTAACATGTCTGATTTCTCCACAGTCAACAGCGCCTTCGTTCGGGTAGTGTTCAAGGGTGTGTACCGGTGGTATTTTGGTCGGTATGGAGGGTCGCGAGTGCGATCAGCATTTTGCCTTAGATCATTCCCAGATTCGTGGTCGCGGGTCCTTCTAGCACCTAACCACTCCCCATCCTTCATtgcattcatttcttcttcgttaatatatttttgcgCCAAGCGCATCAATTGTTCCACATTGGTCGGCGGGTCTCTTGCCAGAGCAGAGGCGAAAAGTCCTTTCTTCAACCCGTGAATGAGGATACTTACCATCATGTCAATCCTCAGATCTTGGACCTCCAGAGTCTCGTTATTAAATCTCcccatgaatttttttaaggtctcattttctttttgcctCATAGTAAATAGATAGGTCGCTGACCTTTTTTGCTTTCTCTTACTCgcaaaatggaaaatgaatttCTGCACCAGCTACTCGTGTGATTCAATGCTACCCTCCGGCAAACTCATAAACCATTCTTGTGCCTTCCCTGTTAAGGTAGTCACGAATAGTTTTGCTTTAATTGGGTCCGTTTGTCCATAAAGATTcatcatcaaatcaaatgcGGACACATGCTCTTGCGGGTCTTTCAGACCGTCATATTTTGGTAAATCCAGCATTTTAAAAGTTGCACCTACAATTTCACTCAAAATTCTATTACAAAACAGTGAGTGTTTGTTCTGAGTAACTAATTCTCCCCTTCGTTTCAGCTCATCAATCTATTTCCCCAGTAGATGAATCTGTCTGCCTACACTATCGACATCCGCTCT
This genomic stretch from Sesamum indicum cultivar Zhongzhi No. 13 linkage group LG16, S_indicum_v1.0, whole genome shotgun sequence harbors:
- the LOC105178706 gene encoding uncharacterized protein LOC105178706, producing MGRFNNETLEVQDLRIDMMVSILIHGLKKGLFASALARDPPTNVEQLMRLAQKYINEEEMNAMKDGEWLGARRTRDHESGNDLRQNADRTRDPPYRPKYHRYTPLNTTRTKALLTVEKSDMLKWPRHTRFTPAKKFSGKYCKFHRERGHDTEECYQLKDEIERLIRQGYFKELVLKCRAEETVVRRSRSRSPDRRQDKGKGMMKEANLGGNAPVKGIIYTIAGRPEGGDSGRSRKRQNRNVQRGQLMANIEPEEEITFGSKDATGRAGSQNDPMVIRLDIATLRSEKF